In Procambarus clarkii isolate CNS0578487 chromosome 60, FALCON_Pclarkii_2.0, whole genome shotgun sequence, one genomic interval encodes:
- the LOC138353838 gene encoding uncharacterized protein, translated as MIHIRHCRPVGPTVSLCILGQDHLAESVYIIVSSYIAHCWVIVSPYIAHCWVIVSPYIAYCWVIVSPYIAHCWVIVSPYIAHCWVIVSSYIAHCWVIVSPYIAHCWVIVSPYIAHCWVIVSSYIAHCWVIVSPYSAHCWVIVSSYIAHCGVIVSSYIAHCWVIVSPYIAHCWVIVSPYIAHCWVIVSPYIAHCWVIVSPYIAHCWVIVSPYIAHCWVIVSPYIAHCWVIVSPYIAHCWVIVSSYIALCWVIVSPYIAHCWVIVSPYIAHCWVIVSPYSAHCWVIVSPYIAHCWVIVSPYSAHCWVIVSPYIAHCWVIVSPYIAHCWVIVSPYSAHCWVIVSSYSAHCWVIVSPYIVHCIEPGLRPGSGSRRTHRTLYR; from the coding sequence ATGATACATATACGACACTGTCGGCCAGTAGGCCCGACAGTGTCATTATGTATCCTCGGCCAAGATCACTTAGCCGAGAGTGTGTATATCATTGTATCGTCATACATTGCTCATTGCTGGGTCATTGTATCACCATACATCGCTCATTGCTGGGTCATTGTATCACCATACATCGCTTATTGCTGGGTCATTGTATCACCATACATCGCTCATTGCTGGGTCATTGTATCACCATACATCGCTCATTGCTGGGTCATTGTATCGTCATACATTGCTCATTGCTGGGTCATTGTATCACCATACATCGCTCATTGCTGGGTCATTGTATCACCATACATCGCTCATTGCTGGGTCATTGTATCGTCATACATTGCTCATTGCTGGGTCATTGTATCACCATACAGTGCTCATTGCTGGGTCATTGTATCATCATACATTGCTCATTGCGGGGTCATTGTATCGTCATACATTGCTCATTGCTGGGTCATTGTATCACCATACATCGCTCATTGCTGGGTCATTGTATCACCATACATCGCTCATTGCTGGGTCATTGTATCACCATACATCGCTCATTGCTGGGTCATTGTATCACCATACATCGCTCATTGCTGGGTCATTGTATCACCATACATCGCTCATTGCTGGGTCATTGTATCACCATACATCGCTCATTGCTGGGTCATTGTATCACCATACATCGCTCATTGCTGGGTCATTGTATCGTCATACATTGCTCTTTGCTGGGTCATTGTATCACCATACATCGCTCATTGCTGGGTCATTGTATCACCATACATCGCTCATTGCTGGGTCATTGTATCACCATACAGTGCTCATTGCTGGGTCATTGTATCACCATACATCGCTCATTGCTGGGTCATTGTATCACCATACAGTGCTCATTGCTGGGTCATTGTATCACCATACATCGCTCATTGCTGGGTCATTGTATCACCATACATCGCTCATTGCTGGGTCATTGTATCACCATACAGTGCTCATTGCTGGGTCATTGTATCGTCATACAGTGCTCATTGCTGGGTCATTGTATCACCATACATTGTTCATTgcatcgagcctggcctcaggccgggctcggggagcagaagaactcacagaacccTCTACAGGTAA